Proteins encoded within one genomic window of Rhinolophus sinicus isolate RSC01 linkage group LG14, ASM3656204v1, whole genome shotgun sequence:
- the EFNA4 gene encoding ephrin-A4 isoform X2, translated as MRLLPLLRTVLWAALLGAPLRGGSGLRHDFYWNSSNPRLLRGDAVVELDLNDYLDIFCPHYEGPGPPEGPETFALYMVDWPGYEACQARGAGAFKRWECSLPFAPFGPVKFSEKIQRFTPFSLGFEFLPGETYYYISVPTPGGPGQCLRLQVSVCCKESSNGPFLPPQDPEASQGSMEEEPLPPELGMPSQTDKMEERWGDQRV; from the exons ATGCGGCTGCTGCCCCTGCTGCGGACTGTCCTCTGGGCCGCGCTCCTCGGCGCCCCTCTGCGAGGGGGCTCCGGCCTCCGCCACGACTTCTACTGGAACTCCAGTAACCCCAG GCTGCTTCGAGGGGACGCCGTGGTAGAACTGGACCTCAACGACTATCTAGACATTTTCTGCCCACACTATGAGGGCCCAGGACCCCCTGAGGGCCCCGAGACCTTTGCTTTATACATGGTGGACTGGCCAGGCTACGAGGCCTGCCAGGCGCGGGGGGCAGGTGCCTTCAAGCGCTGGGAGTGCTCCCTCCCCTTCGCTCCGTTTGGCCCCGTTAAATTCTCAGAGAAGATTCAGCGCTTCACACCCTTTTCCCTTGGCTTCGAGTTCTTGCCTGGAGAGACCTACTACTACATCT CCGTGCCGACTCCCGGGGGTCCTGGCCAATGCTTGAGGCTCCAGGTGTCCGTCTGCTGCAAGGAGAGCAGTAA CGGACCCTTCCTGCCACCCCAGGACCCAGAGGCCTCCCAAGGCTCCATGGAGGAGGAGCCCCTGCCACCTGAGCTGGGAATGCCAAGCCAGACAGACAAGATGGAGGAGCGATGGGGGGATCAGAGGGTCTGA
- the EFNA3 gene encoding ephrin-A3 isoform X3, which yields MAAAPLLLLLLLVPVPLLPLLAQGPGGALGNRHAVYWNSSNQHLRREGYTVQVNVNDYLDIYCPHYNSSGPGGGAEQYVLYMVSRAGYRACNASQGFKRWECNRPHAPHSPIKFSEKFQRYSAFSLGYEFHAGHEYYYISTPTHNLHWKCLRMKVFVCCASTSHSGEKPVPTLPQFTMGPNVKINVLEDFEGENPQVPKLEKSISGTSPKREHLPLAVGIAFFLMTLLAS from the exons ATGGCGGCGGCTccgctgcttctgctgctgctgctcgtGCCGGtgccgctgctgccgctgctggcCCAGGGGCCCGGGGGGGCACTGGGAAACCGGCATGCGGTGTACTGGAACAGCTCCAACCAGCA CCTGCGGCGAGAGGGCTACACGGTGCAGGTGAACGTGAACGACTACCTGGACATTTACTGCCCGCACTACAACAGCTCGGGGCCGGGCGGCGGGGCGGAGCAGTACGTGCTGTACATGGTGAGCCGCGCCGGCTACCGCGCCTGCAACGCCAGCCAGGGCTTCAAGCGCTGGGAGTGCAACCGGCCGCACGCGCCCCACAGCCCCATCAAGTTCTCGGAGAAGTTCCAGCGCTACAGCGCCTTCTCGCTGGGCTACGAGTTCCACGCCGGTCACGAGTACTACTACATCT CCACGCCCACCCACAACCTGCACTGGAAGTGTCTGCGGATGAAGGTTTTCGTCTGCTGCGCCTCCA CATCGCACTCCGGGGAGAAGCCGGTCCCCACTCTCCCCCAGTTCACCATGGGCCCCAATGTGAAGATCAACGTGCTGG AAGACTTTGAGGGAGAGAATCCCCAGGTGCCCAAGCTGGAGAAGAGCATCAGTGGGACCAGCCCCAAGCGGGAACACCTGCCCCTGGCGGTGGGCATCGCCTTCTTCCTCATGACGCTCTTGGCCTCCTAG
- the EFNA4 gene encoding ephrin-A4 isoform X1, with amino-acid sequence MRLLPLLRTVLWAALLGAPLRGGSGLRHDFYWNSSNPRLLRGDAVVELDLNDYLDIFCPHYEGPGPPEGPETFALYMVDWPGYEACQARGAGAFKRWECSLPFAPFGPVKFSEKIQRFTPFSLGFEFLPGETYYYISVPTPGGPGQCLRLQVSVCCKESKSESAHPVGSPGESGTSGWQGGGAPSPFCLLLLLLLPILRLLRVL; translated from the exons ATGCGGCTGCTGCCCCTGCTGCGGACTGTCCTCTGGGCCGCGCTCCTCGGCGCCCCTCTGCGAGGGGGCTCCGGCCTCCGCCACGACTTCTACTGGAACTCCAGTAACCCCAG GCTGCTTCGAGGGGACGCCGTGGTAGAACTGGACCTCAACGACTATCTAGACATTTTCTGCCCACACTATGAGGGCCCAGGACCCCCTGAGGGCCCCGAGACCTTTGCTTTATACATGGTGGACTGGCCAGGCTACGAGGCCTGCCAGGCGCGGGGGGCAGGTGCCTTCAAGCGCTGGGAGTGCTCCCTCCCCTTCGCTCCGTTTGGCCCCGTTAAATTCTCAGAGAAGATTCAGCGCTTCACACCCTTTTCCCTTGGCTTCGAGTTCTTGCCTGGAGAGACCTACTACTACATCT CCGTGCCGACTCCCGGGGGTCCTGGCCAATGCTTGAGGCTCCAGGTGTCCGTCTGCTGCAAGGAGAGCA AGTCCGAGTCAGCCCATCCTGTTGGGAGCCCTGGAGAGAGTGGCACATCTGGGTGGCAAGGAGGGGGCGCTCCCAGCCCCTTCTGTCtcttgctgctgttgctgctgccgATTCTGCGTCTCCTGCGAGTTCTCTGA
- the EFNA3 gene encoding ephrin-A3 isoform X1 gives MRSLLPSIFLPASFPWRPAGLPCAFAALWWPPVGENKEPARKASERGLAALGPWGQTGTEKRGRPEKQPGGSGTLGKVCGARGGERAGVGFLSDPLPVPRSLRREGYTVQVNVNDYLDIYCPHYNSSGPGGGAEQYVLYMVSRAGYRACNASQGFKRWECNRPHAPHSPIKFSEKFQRYSAFSLGYEFHAGHEYYYISTPTHNLHWKCLRMKVFVCCASTSHSGEKPVPTLPQFTMGPNVKINVLEDFEGENPQVPKLEKSISGTSPKREHLPLAVGIAFFLMTLLAS, from the exons ATGcgttccctccttccctccatctttcTCCCCGCCTCCTTTCCTTGGAGGCCGGCCGGGCTTCCCTGCGCCTTTGCTGCCCTCTGGTGGCCGCCAGTGGGAGAGAACAAGGAGCCGGCAAGAAAGGCCAGTGAGAGAGGTCTGGCGGCACTAGGGCCGTGGGGACAGACagggacagagaagagaggaCGCCCCGAAAAACAGCCGGGAGGCTCGGGGACTCTGGGGAAGGTATGCGGCGCGAGAGGTGGAGAGCGGGCTGGCGTGGGGTTTCTCTCTGACCCGCTGCCGGTCCCCCGCAGCCTGCGGCGAGAGGGCTACACGGTGCAGGTGAACGTGAACGACTACCTGGACATTTACTGCCCGCACTACAACAGCTCGGGGCCGGGCGGCGGGGCGGAGCAGTACGTGCTGTACATGGTGAGCCGCGCCGGCTACCGCGCCTGCAACGCCAGCCAGGGCTTCAAGCGCTGGGAGTGCAACCGGCCGCACGCGCCCCACAGCCCCATCAAGTTCTCGGAGAAGTTCCAGCGCTACAGCGCCTTCTCGCTGGGCTACGAGTTCCACGCCGGTCACGAGTACTACTACATCT CCACGCCCACCCACAACCTGCACTGGAAGTGTCTGCGGATGAAGGTTTTCGTCTGCTGCGCCTCCA CATCGCACTCCGGGGAGAAGCCGGTCCCCACTCTCCCCCAGTTCACCATGGGCCCCAATGTGAAGATCAACGTGCTGG AAGACTTTGAGGGAGAGAATCCCCAGGTGCCCAAGCTGGAGAAGAGCATCAGTGGGACCAGCCCCAAGCGGGAACACCTGCCCCTGGCGGTGGGCATCGCCTTCTTCCTCATGACGCTCTTGGCCTCCTAG
- the EFNA3 gene encoding ephrin-A3 isoform X2 translates to MRSLLPSIFLPASFPWRPAGLPCAFAALWWPPVGENKEPARKASERGLAALGPWGQTGTEKRGRPEKQPGGSGTLGKVCGARGGERAGVGFLSDPLPVPRSLRREGYTVQVNVNDYLDIYCPHYNSSGPGGGAEQYVLYMVSRAGYRACNASQGFKRWECNRPHAPHSPIKFSEKFQRYSAFSLGYEFHAGHEYYYISTPTHNLHWKCLRMKVFVCCASKDFEGENPQVPKLEKSISGTSPKREHLPLAVGIAFFLMTLLAS, encoded by the exons ATGcgttccctccttccctccatctttcTCCCCGCCTCCTTTCCTTGGAGGCCGGCCGGGCTTCCCTGCGCCTTTGCTGCCCTCTGGTGGCCGCCAGTGGGAGAGAACAAGGAGCCGGCAAGAAAGGCCAGTGAGAGAGGTCTGGCGGCACTAGGGCCGTGGGGACAGACagggacagagaagagaggaCGCCCCGAAAAACAGCCGGGAGGCTCGGGGACTCTGGGGAAGGTATGCGGCGCGAGAGGTGGAGAGCGGGCTGGCGTGGGGTTTCTCTCTGACCCGCTGCCGGTCCCCCGCAGCCTGCGGCGAGAGGGCTACACGGTGCAGGTGAACGTGAACGACTACCTGGACATTTACTGCCCGCACTACAACAGCTCGGGGCCGGGCGGCGGGGCGGAGCAGTACGTGCTGTACATGGTGAGCCGCGCCGGCTACCGCGCCTGCAACGCCAGCCAGGGCTTCAAGCGCTGGGAGTGCAACCGGCCGCACGCGCCCCACAGCCCCATCAAGTTCTCGGAGAAGTTCCAGCGCTACAGCGCCTTCTCGCTGGGCTACGAGTTCCACGCCGGTCACGAGTACTACTACATCT CCACGCCCACCCACAACCTGCACTGGAAGTGTCTGCGGATGAAGGTTTTCGTCTGCTGCGCCTCCA AAGACTTTGAGGGAGAGAATCCCCAGGTGCCCAAGCTGGAGAAGAGCATCAGTGGGACCAGCCCCAAGCGGGAACACCTGCCCCTGGCGGTGGGCATCGCCTTCTTCCTCATGACGCTCTTGGCCTCCTAG
- the EFNA3 gene encoding ephrin-A3 isoform X4, producing the protein MAAAPLLLLLLLVPVPLLPLLAQGPGGALGNRHAVYWNSSNQHLRREGYTVQVNVNDYLDIYCPHYNSSGPGGGAEQYVLYMVSRAGYRACNASQGFKRWECNRPHAPHSPIKFSEKFQRYSAFSLGYEFHAGHEYYYISTPTHNLHWKCLRMKVFVCCASKDFEGENPQVPKLEKSISGTSPKREHLPLAVGIAFFLMTLLAS; encoded by the exons ATGGCGGCGGCTccgctgcttctgctgctgctgctcgtGCCGGtgccgctgctgccgctgctggcCCAGGGGCCCGGGGGGGCACTGGGAAACCGGCATGCGGTGTACTGGAACAGCTCCAACCAGCA CCTGCGGCGAGAGGGCTACACGGTGCAGGTGAACGTGAACGACTACCTGGACATTTACTGCCCGCACTACAACAGCTCGGGGCCGGGCGGCGGGGCGGAGCAGTACGTGCTGTACATGGTGAGCCGCGCCGGCTACCGCGCCTGCAACGCCAGCCAGGGCTTCAAGCGCTGGGAGTGCAACCGGCCGCACGCGCCCCACAGCCCCATCAAGTTCTCGGAGAAGTTCCAGCGCTACAGCGCCTTCTCGCTGGGCTACGAGTTCCACGCCGGTCACGAGTACTACTACATCT CCACGCCCACCCACAACCTGCACTGGAAGTGTCTGCGGATGAAGGTTTTCGTCTGCTGCGCCTCCA AAGACTTTGAGGGAGAGAATCCCCAGGTGCCCAAGCTGGAGAAGAGCATCAGTGGGACCAGCCCCAAGCGGGAACACCTGCCCCTGGCGGTGGGCATCGCCTTCTTCCTCATGACGCTCTTGGCCTCCTAG